A window from Citrus sinensis cultivar Valencia sweet orange chromosome 3, DVS_A1.0, whole genome shotgun sequence encodes these proteins:
- the LOC102621285 gene encoding elongation factor 1-gamma-like isoform X1 has translation MPLVLHAGNTNKNAFKTLITAEYTGVNVELVKNFEMGVTNKTPEFLKMNPIGKVPVLETPDGPIFESNAIARYVARLKADNPLLGSSLIDSAHIEQWIDFSSLEIDTNILRWFIPRVGFAVYLPQAEEAAIASLKRALAALNTHLASNTYLVGHSVTLADIIMTCNLTLGFSRILSKSFTSEFPHIERYFWTMVNIPNFRKILGEIKQAESVPPVQSAKKPTQSKEPAKPKAQAEPKKEAAKETAKPKVEDAGEEEAPKPKPKNPLDLLPPSKMILDEWKRLYSNTKTNFREVAIKGFWDMYDPEGYSLWFCDYKYNDENTVSFVTLNKVGGFLQRMDLARKYAFGKMLIIGSEPPFKVKGLWLFRGQEIPQFIMDECYDMELYDWKKVDINDEAQKERVSQMIEDHEPFEGEALLDAKCFK, from the exons ATGCCTCTG GTCTTGCATGCAGGGAACACCAATAAAAATGCTTTTAAAACACTTATTACTGCAGAGTACACTGGGGTAAATGTTGAATTGGTCAAGAATTTTGAGATGGGTGTAACAAACAAAACTCCTGAATTTCTTAAGATGAATCCCATTGGAAAG GTTCCTGTGTTGGAAACACCTGATGGACCCATCTTCGAGAGTAATGCCATTGCACGATATG TTGCACGCTTGAAAGCTGACAACCCACTGTTGGGCTCGTCTTTAATTGATTCT GCTCATATTGAGCAGTGGATTGATTTCTCATCATTAGAAATTGACACCAATATTTTGCGTTGGTTTATACCAAGAGTTGGTTTCGCAGTGTACCTTCCTCAG GCTGAGGAAGCTGCAATTGCTTCTTTGAAGAGAGCTCTAGCTGCATTGAATACACATCTCGCTTCCAACACTTACTTAGTTGGCCATTCAGTGACTTTGGCTGATATCATTATGACATGTAACTTGACGTTGGGATTCAGTCGGATCCTGTCCAAGAGCTTTACATCAGAATTCCCTCACATTGAGAGATACTTTTGGACAATGGTTAACATACCAAATTTCCGCAAGATATTGGGAGAGATAAAGCAAGCAGAATCTGTCCCTCCTGTTCAGTCAGCGAAGAAGCCCACGCAGTCAAAAGAGCCTGCAAAACCCAAGGCCCAGGCTGAGCCAAAGAAAGAGGCTGCAAAAGAAACAGCAAAACCTAAAGTTGAAGATGCTGGTGAGGAAGAGGCACCAAAGCCCAAGCCAAAGAATCCACTTGACCTTTTGCCTCCCAGCAAGATGATTTTGGATGAGTGGAAGAGGTTGTACTCAAACACAAAGACCAACTTTCGTGAGGTTGCCATTAAAG GATTTTGGGACATGTATGATCCGGAGGGCTACTCTCTTTGGTTCTGTGATTACAAGTACAATGATGAGAATACAGTCTCATTTGTGACTTTGAACAAAGTGGGCGGATTCCTGCAGCGAATGGACTTGGCTCGTAAGTATGCTTTTGGGAAGATGCTGATTATTGGCTCGGAGCCACCTTTCAAGGTAAAGGGTTTGTGGCTTTTCCGTGGACAAGAGATTCCTCAATTTATAATGGACGAGTGTTACGACATGGAGTTGTATGATTGGAAGAAGGTGGACATCAATGATGAAGCTCAGAAGGAGCGTGTAAGCCAGATGATCGAAGATCATGAACCTTTCGAGGGTGAGGCCTTGTTAGATGCCAAGTGCTTCAAGTGA
- the LOC102621285 gene encoding elongation factor 1-gamma-like isoform X2, producing MGVTNKTPEFLKMNPIGKVPVLETPDGPIFESNAIARYVARLKADNPLLGSSLIDSAHIEQWIDFSSLEIDTNILRWFIPRVGFAVYLPQAEEAAIASLKRALAALNTHLASNTYLVGHSVTLADIIMTCNLTLGFSRILSKSFTSEFPHIERYFWTMVNIPNFRKILGEIKQAESVPPVQSAKKPTQSKEPAKPKAQAEPKKEAAKETAKPKVEDAGEEEAPKPKPKNPLDLLPPSKMILDEWKRLYSNTKTNFREVAIKGFWDMYDPEGYSLWFCDYKYNDENTVSFVTLNKVGGFLQRMDLARKYAFGKMLIIGSEPPFKVKGLWLFRGQEIPQFIMDECYDMELYDWKKVDINDEAQKERVSQMIEDHEPFEGEALLDAKCFK from the exons ATGGGTGTAACAAACAAAACTCCTGAATTTCTTAAGATGAATCCCATTGGAAAG GTTCCTGTGTTGGAAACACCTGATGGACCCATCTTCGAGAGTAATGCCATTGCACGATATG TTGCACGCTTGAAAGCTGACAACCCACTGTTGGGCTCGTCTTTAATTGATTCT GCTCATATTGAGCAGTGGATTGATTTCTCATCATTAGAAATTGACACCAATATTTTGCGTTGGTTTATACCAAGAGTTGGTTTCGCAGTGTACCTTCCTCAG GCTGAGGAAGCTGCAATTGCTTCTTTGAAGAGAGCTCTAGCTGCATTGAATACACATCTCGCTTCCAACACTTACTTAGTTGGCCATTCAGTGACTTTGGCTGATATCATTATGACATGTAACTTGACGTTGGGATTCAGTCGGATCCTGTCCAAGAGCTTTACATCAGAATTCCCTCACATTGAGAGATACTTTTGGACAATGGTTAACATACCAAATTTCCGCAAGATATTGGGAGAGATAAAGCAAGCAGAATCTGTCCCTCCTGTTCAGTCAGCGAAGAAGCCCACGCAGTCAAAAGAGCCTGCAAAACCCAAGGCCCAGGCTGAGCCAAAGAAAGAGGCTGCAAAAGAAACAGCAAAACCTAAAGTTGAAGATGCTGGTGAGGAAGAGGCACCAAAGCCCAAGCCAAAGAATCCACTTGACCTTTTGCCTCCCAGCAAGATGATTTTGGATGAGTGGAAGAGGTTGTACTCAAACACAAAGACCAACTTTCGTGAGGTTGCCATTAAAG GATTTTGGGACATGTATGATCCGGAGGGCTACTCTCTTTGGTTCTGTGATTACAAGTACAATGATGAGAATACAGTCTCATTTGTGACTTTGAACAAAGTGGGCGGATTCCTGCAGCGAATGGACTTGGCTCGTAAGTATGCTTTTGGGAAGATGCTGATTATTGGCTCGGAGCCACCTTTCAAGGTAAAGGGTTTGTGGCTTTTCCGTGGACAAGAGATTCCTCAATTTATAATGGACGAGTGTTACGACATGGAGTTGTATGATTGGAAGAAGGTGGACATCAATGATGAAGCTCAGAAGGAGCGTGTAAGCCAGATGATCGAAGATCATGAACCTTTCGAGGGTGAGGCCTTGTTAGATGCCAAGTGCTTCAAGTGA